One window of the Arthrobacter sp. zg-Y919 genome contains the following:
- a CDS encoding DUF779 domain-containing protein → MDSSLAPGMEAAAALPGEDFSRVALTPVALALLLRLRETHGRLMFHQSGGCCDGSSPMCYPHGEFLTGDADVLLGVFDLDGEDLEFWMSREQFGYWKHTHLTVDVVSGRGSGFSVEAPEGKRFLIRSRLLDPGSK, encoded by the coding sequence ATGGATTCTTCGCTTGCACCTGGGATGGAAGCGGCTGCCGCGCTGCCCGGGGAGGATTTTTCCCGGGTGGCGCTGACGCCTGTTGCCCTGGCGCTGCTGCTGCGGCTGCGCGAAACCCACGGAAGGCTTATGTTCCACCAGTCCGGCGGCTGCTGCGACGGGTCATCTCCCATGTGTTATCCGCACGGGGAGTTCCTCACGGGCGACGCCGATGTGCTCCTTGGCGTCTTCGACCTGGACGGAGAGGACCTGGAGTTTTGGATGTCGCGGGAACAGTTCGGGTACTGGAAGCACACACACCTGACCGTAGATGTGGTGTCCGGCCGGGGGAGCGGGTTCTCTGTGGAAGCACCCGAAGGCAAACGCTTCCTCATCAGGTCCCGTCTCCTCGACCCCGGGTCCAAATAG
- a CDS encoding DUF4193 domain-containing protein: MATDYDAPRKTEEEAGPASIEELQARRSDKQSAVVDVDETEAAEGFELPGADLSGEELLVRVVPPQEDEFTCNSCFLVRHRSQLAVEKNGLAYCKDCEG; this comes from the coding sequence ATGGCTACAGATTATGACGCGCCGCGCAAGACTGAGGAAGAGGCCGGTCCAGCCTCTATTGAAGAGCTTCAGGCCCGTCGCAGTGACAAGCAGTCTGCCGTAGTTGACGTGGATGAAACCGAGGCAGCCGAAGGATTCGAGCTGCCCGGTGCCGACTTGTCCGGTGAAGAACTGCTGGTCCGTGTGGTGCCGCCGCAGGAAGACGAGTTCACCTGCAACTCCTGCTTCCTCGTCCGCCACCGCTCGCAGCTGGCCGTGGAAAAGAACGGCCTGGCGTACTGCAAGGACTGTGAAGGCTGA
- a CDS encoding TerC family protein, whose translation MTVSPLIWGVTILVILALLAFDYFFHIRKAHIPTLKEAAIWSAIYVGLAIVFGIVVWVFGGNQMGTEYFAGYITEKALSVDNLFVFLIIMASFRVPREDQQKVLLFGIVFSLIARTAFIFLGAALINSFSWVFYLFGLILLITAGNLLKPESTEGDDEANNFIIRLARKIFHTSDEYDGDKLFTMENGKRVLTPMLLVMVAIGGTDILFALDSIPAIFGLTQNVFIVFTATAFSLMGLRQLFFLIDGLLDRLIYLSYGLAAILAFIGVKLVLHALHENTLPFINGGEHVPVFEVTTGLSLSVIVGVLAVTIVGSLLSPAGKAMTAVNNARRHADAYLDLHYTADPTERERVYKALCDEEQEILKMDLKYRNKVKDIEQIRETVARAHSEHERFLSR comes from the coding sequence ATGACTGTTTCCCCCTTGATCTGGGGAGTGACCATTCTGGTCATTCTGGCCTTGTTGGCCTTTGATTACTTCTTCCACATCCGCAAGGCGCACATTCCCACGCTGAAGGAAGCGGCCATCTGGTCCGCCATCTACGTGGGCCTGGCCATCGTGTTCGGCATTGTTGTCTGGGTCTTCGGCGGTAACCAGATGGGCACGGAGTATTTCGCCGGCTACATCACCGAGAAAGCCCTGTCAGTGGACAACCTTTTTGTCTTCCTGATCATCATGGCGAGCTTCCGGGTGCCGCGTGAAGACCAGCAGAAGGTCCTTCTTTTCGGCATTGTCTTCTCGCTGATCGCGCGAACCGCGTTTATCTTCCTCGGCGCCGCTCTGATCAACTCCTTCTCCTGGGTGTTCTACCTCTTCGGCCTGATCCTGCTGATCACTGCCGGCAACCTGCTGAAGCCTGAAAGCACCGAGGGCGATGATGAAGCCAACAACTTCATCATCCGCCTGGCCCGCAAGATCTTCCACACCTCGGACGAGTACGACGGCGACAAGCTCTTCACGATGGAGAACGGCAAGCGCGTCCTGACTCCGATGCTGCTGGTTATGGTGGCCATCGGCGGTACGGATATCCTCTTCGCACTGGACTCCATCCCGGCCATCTTCGGCCTGACCCAGAACGTCTTTATCGTCTTCACGGCTACTGCGTTCTCCCTGATGGGCCTTCGCCAGCTGTTCTTCCTGATCGACGGACTGCTGGACCGCCTGATCTACCTCAGCTACGGTCTTGCCGCCATCCTGGCCTTCATCGGCGTCAAGCTCGTCCTGCACGCACTGCACGAAAACACCCTGCCGTTCATCAACGGCGGCGAGCATGTCCCGGTCTTCGAAGTCACCACCGGCCTTTCACTCTCGGTCATCGTCGGTGTACTGGCCGTCACCATTGTGGGCTCCCTGCTCAGCCCGGCAGGCAAGGCGATGACTGCGGTCAACAATGCCCGGCGCCACGCCGATGCCTACCTGGACCTTCACTACACTGCCGATCCCACCGAGCGGGAGCGGGTCTACAAGGCCCTCTGCGACGAGGAGCAGGAGATCCTGAAGATGGACCTCAAGTACCGCAATAAGGTCAAGGACATCGAGCAGATCCGTGAAACCGTGGCCCGTGCACACAGCGAGCACGAGCGTTTCCTCTCCCGCTAG
- a CDS encoding YtxH domain-containing protein → MVKKLVFLAGAGIGYLAGSKGGREKLMQLWNDPKVQETVSHGTEWAKDKAPGLQDKVTGVAKDAASKVTGSSSSSSTDSSSTGSTGSSTGSSAAGGTGTNGSYTTGGEQKMSPAEPQPEA, encoded by the coding sequence ATGGTAAAGAAGCTTGTATTTTTGGCCGGTGCGGGTATCGGCTACCTGGCTGGTTCCAAGGGCGGCCGCGAAAAGCTGATGCAGCTTTGGAACGACCCCAAGGTTCAGGAAACCGTTTCCCACGGCACCGAATGGGCCAAGGACAAGGCTCCGGGCCTGCAGGACAAGGTCACCGGTGTCGCCAAGGACGCCGCGTCCAAGGTCACGGGTTCCAGCAGCTCCAGCTCGACGGACTCCAGCTCGACCGGCTCCACCGGCTCCTCCACCGGTTCTTCCGCTGCAGGTGGCACGGGAACCAACGGTTCCTACACCACGGGTGGCGAGCAGAAGATGTCCCCGGCTGAACCGCAGCCCGAGGCCTAA